TTTAGACGTGTTTATAATCAATACCTCCTCAAATCTTCTCCCCAATGTGTCCTTTGTATAAGAAGATATTTCTCTGTTTTTGCAATGCCAAGAACCAAATAGAATTCTAACTTCTTTCAAGAATTCTAATATTGACAATTGTCGTACTTCAACAAGACAACCATTGATACATTCCGCAATGTTTGAAGTCATCATTCTACCTCTATTTACTGTTGAATGAACTCTCGACCACTTCTCATACCCTGCATCCTCAAGGTACTCCTTAACCCTGTGATCAATTTTATCAACCTTAGCCATCAATTTATCAAAATCCTTCTTTCTGTATGCCTTGGCCATAGAGTAAAATAGATCACTTAGGGTGTTTCTGGTCCTTTTGAAGTTTCCACAGACATTCTTCCAAAGATGCCATATGCATGCATAATGAGGTATATTTGGGAACACAATCCTTACACTCTTTATAATACTCTCATTCCTATCTGATACAACACACATTTTTTCGTGCTCGCCAAATGCATTTTTGAATTGTTCGAAGAACCATGTCCACGAACAGTCATTTTCAGTGTCCACAACACCATATGCCAATTGAAATATGCAACATAATTACAGAGCAACACATTATTTCATTTGATACATAACATTTACAAACACCTTACAACTACAAAAAGTACATACCTGCCCCATCAAGTGTGCTTACTGATACAAATGTCCCTTTGTAAGCTCCGCCCAAATGTGCACCATCGACAACAACTATTGGTCTGCAGTAATCGAACCCCCTAATCAATGGTCTAAAGGCTATGAACAGatacataaattcatctttctcAGTCTTCTGTATTCTTATATAAGAATTTGGATACACAGTATTTAGCATGTATATGTATCTCGACATCTGTCTATATCCAGCCGATGGTTTACCCCTTACCATTTCTAGTGCATGTTCTTTAGCACGCCATGTCTACTGGTAAGATATTTGAATCCCATAGAATTCTCTATATCAGCAATTATATCTTTTGGAGTATGAATTCTTTTATGGTTAACCAATTTGGGAGCAGTCACACCACTTACAAACCCAACTGTTGCTTGGACTTTGGTTAGTACCCTATCCCGTATTGAACAAGTATGTTCACTATTGAAGTATCTAACTTTGATAACATCAGATTTTTTTTCTGCAGGAAGCTTTCATAGTCCAGCCACAGTCATCCGAAAAGCATACCAACACATAActgtacaatttttttcatcatattaatagaTATAGCAGTTGCATGTTACAATATATAAAACACTAATGTTCAAAGTAACCAAAGAATGATGCATTTTTTGTATcagattcaaaaaataataatttatccATGTATCACATTTTTTTGGAATGTATCAGCTACATTATTATTTACTGTTTCAACAATATTATCTTAACGTATCAACAGTATTAACTCAATGTATCAATAATATTAACGACcaacacaattattttttatcagattcaaaaaaataataatgaatcaTGTATCACAAAATGACGGAATGTATCGGCTACATGATTTTTGCGATTAAATTCTTTAATGTTTAAACAGTCTAATCTGAACGTATTAACAATATTAACTTAATGTATCAACAAATAATGTATCATTATCAATCTACAACAAATCATATTCAACGaactaaacaaaaaatcaaTATCAATGACTTTCTAATTAATAATGTATCatacattaaaacaaaataatggtATCACCATTTATAGATCTAAAGAATTCGAACACAGTTCTTcacaaaacaaatcaaatacTCGCATACCTTTGTCTATCAGATCTCTTTACTTTGCAATTGAAGTTGTTCTTTATCTTATATTTCGCCATCACATCTACGAGTGTTGCTTTATCCTTATATAACTGACCTGTCTTCACCTCTATACTATTTGAATCAATTATGTAATCTGTAACTTCCTATTCTGGAATATAATACGAATCacaaattttttattcaacCACCGCAAGAGCTTCTGTATCCTGTGTTGTGCCTTCTACACACGTAATTTCTCCGCATGTTCCATCAAAGTTATGTACATCACCGTCAATCTTTTCATTTGTGTCAATGCATAATGGATACATTGCAAATCCTGGCTCACTTTTTTTCACTTCTAAATAAAGTTTAACACCCATGTCGTTCTTAATTTTCATTGGAGACGAGTTACCTTCTACGATGTaactaatttcaatatttttccttGATACATCAATATCCAACTCGACTGAAATTGCTGCTTTGAGATTCAAAAACGAAATTGATTGTCCAACAACGATTCCGTCACTTTTGTAACTTTCATATTTCACTTCGCTGACCCAAATTCCTGAATGCCTCagtaaaattaatatattcatCTTGTAACAGCAAAAATTTAGAGTTTTATTCGTATTTCTAGCTTTTTCCAAATCGATGGATGTTCACAAATTGTTCTTCAATGTAGAagatataattttgaaatttgaaagttgtAATGTCTGAGTAAATTACCTATTAAGATAAGGAATGTTTACGATCAGTTAGGCGTAAATTAAGCTAATTAAATTAACAGAATTAATTATTacgtttttttccttttttagcgCGAGATTAAGTTATTTAGCGTGTATCAGTGACAATGTATCAGAACGGTAGCTATGTATCATTCACCTAcctttttaagggattttttgtAAAATGTAAATTAGTTGGGATAGGATGTAATTTATATCCTACACTATGGGAtacctttaatttttactttaattcAAGGGTTGGATTGGACCGGCCTAGCGGGCCAAGTCTATTTTGACTCTAGTTGTATCACTGATCAagagaattatcaacatatattttcttatatatattcaataaattTCTCAATATAAATACGTTAACGTAAAAGTTATTAGGTTCCCAAAAATCCATATCCGATACCCAAGATCCGCCCTTAATAATGCATACCAGTATATTTAGGTCCATATATTATAATCATAAGTTTCAATATATACCATATCTTGATCAATCACTTTCtatatattatactaataaGATCCTATCGATGAGTATTAAgtgaataaaaaaagaaattttatagaCAATAATACAAGAGAGCACTCAACTGAATTGGAACTTGGTAGATGAAGTTGGAATTTGCTTATTTGTGGTAGTTGATGAAATTAACGGTTGAAACGCACAAGACGAGTACTGTTTTTGTGGGCAAgaagaattttatatatatatatatatatatcttatccAAACATCAACATCAATTATTcctatatcatataataattcATAGAGACTTAAACAGAACTTGGTAACAACTtgctcttatttattttttcttcccaATTCTTTTAGTCTACCACTATTCACTGGCATTATTTTATACGTGAGAGAAAGTATTGAAAACAGCTCTAAATTTGacgtaaattattaatttcgtcTCCAAATTATTGACACCGTTAAAAATATCTGGCtatctacttgactaactacTTAGTTACGGCCCGATCTACCACATGACATAACAAgttgtctcaaactcttgtaggactatgaaactcttaataaaaagttgaagaagtgtTAAAAGCACTCCTAAACTTGGCGAGAATTTAGGGGTGCGTTTCACTCATGTTGTAAGATCGAAATGTATTTAAGTTTAGCTAGTAAAGAAAGGGGATGTTTTTAAAGCTGTCAATAATTCGgagataaaactaataattcacgtcgaatttagatattcaaatacttttctcttttatatattctTTTCCTGCAACCTGAACAAAACAGACACGTGAAGAAATAGTTCACAGAGAGACAAGACATATAAATAAACAGCTTGAATTGTCTAATTTGAGCATCCATTTTGATGCCATTTCTGGAGAGTtctctatttatttaatagtttgaTTCTTTTCCTTTAAACCCTACACATGTCAATTATGTTTTGTAAAACTGTGTTGTTTGTATCCGTAGAGtgtaaatctttttttttacaacTAGAGAAATTATATTTAAGTTCTTGAGAAGCTAAATGTGTTTATTTTAGAGAGATGATGTGTTGGTGTAATGTAtcacaaatataaattattacagttgaaaataaaatgacaaaaatgaataaataaatctttAGGTTGAGGCAcagatatctcgctctcttgaAGGAGATTTAAGCTCAGTACTGGGGCATAATCTACATTGATCCAGCAGTAATATTCTTGACTTGttccctccaggatacaacagcccaACAATGCCGTACAACTCATGCAACTccggattagttgaagagtccaaagctccacataaaaacaccttccttcaacatacaaatattctcttttgtataatgaatatagttgaagacttagaatattttctgtctcaactctctctttcactacatTTACCTCACTaaacactataatatttttccACACTTCTCATCTTTTTTGACATTCCTTTCACAAAGGAAgaaacaccactatttataggggAGTAATTCTTCTTTGTATTGAATAAGAATAATGTGGATTGTGGATAATAATGTAGGTTAATGAATGACCTAAAGGTTATATGAGTTACAATGCATAATGAGGTAGAGTAATGGGTGAAATTAGTGGTAGATCATGGTAATAGTGGTTACAAGAATTACACCATAGTAATGACCACATTCTTATCAACTTATACCCACTAACATATgcacttaatattttaattttaatattaaaatgtataAACACCAACATGATGAggtataagaaaaaaaataagtaatctGAGTAGTAGCATAAGTTGTTTTCAGAAGTCAAAGAAAATAGTAAGcacttttgaaatcttattcAAGTATAAATTTCTGCTCTAATATAGGCATAGtttttttccaaattaatttgttaaacatcttttaaaagtattttttttttaaataatctaacaaaaa
The Solanum stenotomum isolate F172 chromosome 12, ASM1918654v1, whole genome shotgun sequence DNA segment above includes these coding regions:
- the LOC125847417 gene encoding uncharacterized protein LOC125847417 gives rise to the protein VDTENDCSWTWFFEQFKNAFGEHEKMCVVSDRNESIIKSVRIVFPNIPHYACIWHLWKNVCGNFKRTRNTLSDLFYSMAKAYRKKDFDKLMAKVDKIDHRVKEYLEDAGYEKWSRVHSTVNRGRMMTSNIAECINGCLVEVRQLSILEFLKEVRILFGSWHCKNREISSYTKDTLGRRFEEVLIINTSKSSKMEVCVMIHYFIFYVSNSVYHSAKKRKVCSCGRFQLDEILCAHAIAVLKEKNVKDMHPYCSNYYKSDALAKTYEIPMVPMPDKEDWSAPKDVVAETVYPPRYRRLAG